One Rattus rattus isolate New Zealand chromosome 12, Rrattus_CSIRO_v1, whole genome shotgun sequence genomic window carries:
- the LOC116913493 gene encoding olfactory receptor 1537-like — MEDMAAGNHCTVTEFFLDGLSKKSELQLPLFLLFTGIYMITVAGNLGMITLIVLSSHLHTPMYYFLSSLSFIDFCQSTVVTPKMLMSFLTEKNIISYPGCMTQLYFFITFGIAECYTLAAMAYDHYVAICNPLLYNATMSFQIYCSLISGIYIFAVFCASVNLGFMLRIQFCKLDVINHYFCDVLPLFQLACSNTYINEMLILFFGILNIFVPLLTVIISYIFIIASILRIRSTEGRSKAFSTCSSHILAVAVFFGSLAFMYLQPSSVSSMDQGKVSSVFYTTVVPMLNPLIYSLRNKDVSVALKKILGRKRLCKHT; from the coding sequence ATGGAGGATATGGCAGCAGGAAACCATTGCACAGTGACTGAGTTCTTCTTGGATGGGCTCTCAAAGAAGTCAGAACTTCAGCTGCCGCTCTTTCTCCTCTTCACAGGAATCTATATGATCACTGTAGCAGGGAACCTGGGCATGATCACACTGATTGTTCTCAGTTCCCACTTGCACACACCGATGTATTATTTCCTCAGCAGTCTGTCCTTCATTGACTTCTGTCAGTCCACAGTTGTTACCCCTAAAATGCTGATGAGCTTTTTGACAGAGAAGAACATCATCTCCTATCCTGGATGCATGACTCAGCTCTACTTCTTCATCACTTTTGGTATTGCAGAGTGCTACACACTAGCTGCAATGGCTTATGACCACTATGTTGCTATATGTAACCCGTTGCTTTATAATGCAACCATGTCTTTTCAGATTTACTGTTCTCTGATTTCAGGGATATATATCTTTGCTGTATTCTGTGCATCAGTAAACTTGGGCTTCATGCTTAGGATTCAGTTCTGCAAATTAGATGTGATTAACCACTATTTCTGTGATGTTCTTCCCCTTTTTCAGCTTGCATGCTCTAATACCTACATCAAtgaaatgttgattttattttttggaatacTGAATATCTTTGTCCCACTGCTGACTGTTATTATTTCCTACATCTTCATCATAGCCAGCATCCTCCGCATTCGCTCCACTGAGGGCAGATCTAAAGCCTTCAGTACTTGCAGTTCCCACATCTTGGCTGTTGCTGTCTTCTTTGGATCACTAGCATTCATGTACCTTCAGCCATCATCAGTCAGCTCCATGGATCAAGGGAAAGTGTCCTCTGTGTTTTATACTACTGTCGTACCCATGCTGAATCCTTtgatctacagcctgaggaataaGGATGTCAGTGTTGCACTGAAGAAAATacttgggaggaaaagattaTGTAAGCATACGTAG